In Cupriavidus taiwanensis, the following proteins share a genomic window:
- a CDS encoding TerC family protein, with protein MEWFTDLFTMQFLTALLSIVVIDLVLAGDNAIVIALAARNLPPHLQKKAIIWGTVGAVVVRSAMTIGVVWLLKIPGLMLVGGLALVWIAYKLLSDEGDGDEHGSGASTLWGAMKTIIIADAVMGVDNVLAVAGAAHGSFLLVVLGLLISIPIVVWGSSLVLKLMARFPVIIYLGAGVLAFTAVKMIVHEPMIKAFFEANPVVNWGLYVLIVGGVLGAGYLVQKRREQQQEPAGSH; from the coding sequence ATGGAGTGGTTTACCGATCTGTTCACGATGCAGTTCCTGACGGCGCTGCTGTCCATCGTCGTCATTGACCTGGTGCTGGCCGGCGACAATGCCATCGTGATCGCGCTGGCGGCACGCAACCTGCCGCCCCACCTGCAGAAGAAGGCCATTATCTGGGGTACCGTGGGTGCCGTGGTGGTCCGCTCGGCCATGACGATCGGCGTGGTCTGGCTGCTGAAGATTCCGGGCCTGATGCTGGTGGGCGGCCTGGCGCTGGTGTGGATTGCCTACAAGCTGCTGTCCGACGAAGGCGACGGCGACGAGCATGGCAGCGGTGCCTCGACCCTGTGGGGCGCGATGAAGACCATCATCATCGCCGACGCGGTGATGGGCGTGGACAACGTGCTGGCCGTGGCCGGCGCCGCGCACGGCAGCTTCCTGCTGGTGGTGCTGGGCCTGCTGATCTCCATCCCCATCGTGGTGTGGGGCTCGAGCCTGGTGCTCAAGCTGATGGCCCGCTTCCCGGTCATCATCTACCTGGGCGCCGGCGTGCTGGCGTTCACGGCGGTCAAGATGATCGTGCACGAGCCGATGATCAAGGCGTTCTTCGAAGCCAACCCGGTGGTCAACTGGGGCCTGTACGTGCTGATCGTCGGCGGCGTGCTGGGCGCCGGCTACCTGGTGCAGAAGCGCCGCGAGCAGCAGCAGGAACCGGCCGGCAGCCACTAA
- the orn gene encoding oligoribonuclease has protein sequence MTSQAAAKSVKSENNLIWLDMEMTGLQPDTDRIIEVAVVITDSELNILAEGPVLVIHQSDAVLDGMDNWNKGTHGRSGLIDKVKASTLTEEQAEAELLAFLKRWVPAGKSPMCGNSICQDRRFMARYMPKLEAFFHYRNLDVSTLKELCKRWEPAIHKGFVKRQLHTALADILESVEELRYYRTHFIRHAAPGAAPSGEAPAAGTPAQ, from the coding sequence ATGACAAGCCAAGCCGCCGCCAAATCCGTCAAAAGCGAAAACAACCTGATCTGGCTGGACATGGAAATGACCGGCCTGCAGCCGGATACCGACCGCATCATCGAAGTGGCGGTGGTGATTACCGACTCCGAGCTGAATATCCTGGCCGAAGGCCCGGTGCTGGTGATCCACCAGAGCGATGCCGTGCTCGACGGCATGGACAACTGGAACAAGGGCACCCACGGCCGCTCGGGCCTGATCGACAAGGTCAAAGCCTCGACCCTGACCGAAGAGCAGGCCGAAGCCGAGCTGCTGGCCTTCCTCAAGCGCTGGGTGCCGGCGGGCAAGTCGCCGATGTGCGGCAACTCGATCTGCCAGGACCGTCGCTTCATGGCGCGCTACATGCCCAAGCTGGAAGCGTTCTTCCACTACCGCAACCTCGACGTGTCGACGCTCAAGGAGCTGTGCAAGCGCTGGGAGCCGGCCATCCACAAGGGCTTCGTCAAGCGCCAGCTGCATACGGCGCTGGCCGACATCCTGGAGTCGGTGGAAGAGCTGCGCTACTACCGCACCCACTTTATCCGTCACGCCGCGCCCGGCGCGGCGCCCTCCGGCGAGGCCCCGGCCGCCGGCACGCCGGCGCAGTAA
- the pmbA gene encoding metalloprotease PmbA, translating to MDQIAEQTAHFTYTQAQLSEMAADVLRVARELGATDAATEISEGSGLSVSVRKGQVETIEQNRDKVVGVTVMIGKRRGNASTSDFSPAALRATAEAAYNIARFTAEDDCAGLAEEELLERAPQDLDLFHPWALDAEAAIDIATRAEAAAFAVSPRIRNSDGASVSAQHSQFVLATTRGFTGGYPYSRHFISCAPIAGSGSGMQRDDWYSSKRSPLALAAPEDIGRYAAERALARLQARKLSTRRCPVLFEAPLAAGLLGAFVQAVSGGALYRKSTFLCDSLGQAVFAPHIQIHEQPHTPGAMGSAPFDEEGVRTRERDVVKDGVVQGYFLSTYSARKLGMQTTGNAGGSHNLTLSSSLSQPGDDFPAMLRKLGTGLLVTELMGQGVNYVTGDYSRGASGYWVENGVIQYPVEEITIAGNMAEMFRQIVAIGADALVRGTKETGSILLEQMTIAGN from the coding sequence ATGGACCAGATCGCCGAACAGACCGCGCATTTCACCTACACCCAGGCCCAGCTCAGCGAGATGGCCGCCGATGTGCTGCGGGTGGCACGCGAACTGGGGGCGACCGACGCCGCCACCGAGATCTCCGAAGGCAGCGGCCTGTCGGTGTCGGTGCGCAAGGGGCAGGTGGAAACCATCGAGCAGAACCGCGACAAGGTGGTCGGGGTCACGGTGATGATCGGCAAGCGCCGCGGCAACGCCAGCACCTCCGACTTCTCGCCGGCCGCGCTGCGCGCCACCGCCGAAGCGGCCTACAACATCGCCCGCTTCACCGCGGAGGATGACTGCGCCGGCCTCGCCGAAGAAGAATTGCTCGAGCGCGCGCCGCAGGACCTGGACCTGTTCCACCCGTGGGCGCTCGACGCCGAAGCCGCCATCGACATCGCCACCCGCGCCGAGGCCGCGGCCTTCGCGGTATCGCCGCGCATCCGCAACAGCGACGGCGCCAGCGTCTCGGCCCAGCATTCGCAGTTCGTGCTGGCGACCACGCGCGGCTTCACCGGCGGCTATCCGTATTCGCGCCATTTCATCTCGTGCGCGCCGATCGCCGGCAGCGGCAGCGGCATGCAGCGCGACGACTGGTATTCGTCCAAGCGCTCGCCGCTGGCGCTGGCCGCGCCCGAGGACATCGGCCGCTACGCCGCCGAGCGCGCGCTGGCGCGGCTGCAGGCGCGCAAGCTGTCGACGCGCCGCTGCCCGGTGCTGTTCGAGGCGCCGCTGGCCGCGGGGCTGCTGGGCGCCTTCGTGCAGGCGGTGTCGGGCGGCGCGCTGTACCGCAAGTCCACCTTCCTGTGCGATTCGCTGGGCCAGGCCGTGTTCGCCCCGCATATCCAGATCCATGAGCAGCCGCATACCCCCGGCGCCATGGGCAGCGCGCCGTTCGACGAGGAAGGCGTGCGCACCCGCGAGCGCGACGTGGTCAAGGACGGCGTGGTGCAGGGCTATTTCCTGTCCACCTATTCGGCGCGCAAGCTCGGCATGCAGACCACCGGCAATGCCGGCGGCTCGCACAACCTGACGCTGTCGAGCAGCCTGAGCCAGCCCGGCGACGATTTCCCCGCCATGCTGCGCAAGCTTGGCACCGGCCTGCTGGTGACCGAGCTGATGGGGCAGGGCGTCAACTACGTCACCGGCGACTATTCGCGCGGCGCGTCGGGCTACTGGGTCGAGAATGGCGTGATCCAGTATCCGGTCGAGGAAATCACCATCGCCGGCAACATGGCCGAGATGTTCCGGCAGATCGTCGCGATCGGCGCGGATGCGCTGGTGCGCGGCACCAAGGAGACCGGCTCGATCCTGCTCGAGCAGATGACGATCGCGGGCAACTGA
- a CDS encoding thymidylate synthase has protein sequence MKQYLDFMRHVYEHGTDKADRTGTGTRSVFGYQMRFDLREGFPVVTTKKLHLKSIIYELLWFLQGSTNVRWLQEHGVTIWDEWADEHGELGPVYGSQWRSWPAPDGRHIDQISELVAQIRANPDSRRLIVSAWNVADIPRMKLPPCHAFFQFYVADGRLSCQLYQRSADIFLGVPFNIASYALLTHMMAQQTGLEVGDFIWTGGDCHLYNNHFEQVQTQLARAPLALPQLKILRQPDSLFDYRYEDFELAGYQSHPAIKAPVAV, from the coding sequence ATGAAACAGTACCTCGACTTCATGCGCCATGTTTACGAGCATGGCACCGACAAGGCCGACCGCACCGGCACCGGCACGCGCTCGGTGTTCGGCTACCAGATGCGCTTCGACCTGCGCGAAGGCTTCCCGGTGGTCACCACCAAGAAGCTGCACCTGAAGTCGATCATCTATGAACTGCTGTGGTTCCTGCAGGGCTCGACCAACGTGCGCTGGCTGCAGGAGCACGGCGTCACCATCTGGGACGAGTGGGCCGACGAGCACGGCGAACTGGGCCCGGTCTACGGCTCGCAATGGCGTTCGTGGCCCGCGCCGGATGGCCGCCATATCGACCAGATCTCCGAGCTGGTGGCACAGATCCGCGCCAACCCGGATTCGCGCCGGCTGATCGTGTCGGCCTGGAACGTGGCCGACATCCCGCGCATGAAGCTGCCGCCCTGCCACGCGTTCTTCCAGTTCTACGTGGCCGACGGCCGGCTCTCGTGCCAGCTGTACCAGCGCAGCGCCGACATCTTCCTGGGGGTGCCGTTCAATATCGCCAGCTATGCGCTGCTGACCCACATGATGGCGCAGCAGACCGGGCTGGAAGTGGGCGACTTCATCTGGACCGGCGGCGACTGCCACCTGTACAACAACCATTTCGAGCAGGTGCAGACGCAGCTGGCGCGCGCGCCGCTGGCGCTGCCGCAACTGAAGATCCTGCGCCAGCCCGACAGCCTCTTCGACTACCGCTACGAAGACTTCGAACTGGCCGGCTACCAGTCGCACCCCGCGATCAAGGCACCGGTGGCCGTATGA
- the egtD gene encoding L-histidine N(alpha)-methyltransferase encodes MPVVPNPPNPPSRHKAPQTPLPPLNHHNGHAVAPPALVALANGRAQRPPQPEFVQQYREDSGALREQVLSGLRAAQAAISPKFFYDVLGSRLFEAITDLPEYYPTRTEAAIFASAAPAIAARAGSGCVLVDLGAGNCEKAARLFGSLRPAQYVAVDISVEFLRATLSSLQQQHPEIPMLGLGADLCAPFDLPAQVRRGRRLFFYPGSSIGNFAPVEALALLQRLRGAAGRGDGVLIGVDLHKDEATLVSAYDDALGVTAAFNRNVLRNVNRIVGTDFALDDWRHQASFDRAASRIQMHLQASRDVRVQWDGGAREFAAGERIHTEDSYKYRPEDFALLLEAAGFDDPVYWSDPRGWFAVFHARG; translated from the coding sequence ATGCCGGTTGTCCCGAACCCGCCCAACCCGCCCTCGCGCCACAAAGCTCCACAGACCCCCCTCCCGCCCCTGAACCACCATAACGGCCATGCCGTGGCGCCGCCGGCGCTGGTGGCGCTGGCCAACGGCCGCGCGCAGCGCCCGCCGCAGCCGGAGTTCGTGCAGCAGTACCGCGAAGACAGCGGCGCGCTGCGCGAGCAGGTGCTGTCCGGCCTGCGCGCCGCGCAGGCGGCGATCAGTCCCAAGTTCTTCTACGACGTGCTGGGTTCGCGCCTGTTCGAAGCCATCACCGACCTGCCCGAGTACTACCCGACCCGCACCGAGGCCGCGATCTTTGCCAGCGCGGCGCCCGCCATCGCCGCACGCGCGGGCAGCGGCTGCGTGCTGGTGGACCTGGGCGCCGGCAACTGCGAGAAGGCGGCGCGGTTGTTCGGCAGCCTGCGCCCGGCGCAGTACGTGGCGGTGGATATCTCGGTCGAGTTTCTGCGCGCGACGCTGTCGTCGCTGCAGCAGCAGCATCCCGAGATCCCGATGCTCGGGCTGGGCGCCGACCTGTGCGCGCCGTTCGACCTGCCGGCCCAGGTCAGGCGCGGCAGGCGCTTGTTCTTCTATCCGGGCTCGAGCATCGGCAATTTCGCCCCGGTGGAGGCGCTGGCGCTGCTGCAGCGCCTGCGCGGCGCGGCCGGGCGCGGCGACGGCGTGCTGATCGGCGTGGACCTGCACAAGGACGAAGCCACGCTGGTATCGGCCTATGACGATGCGCTGGGCGTCACCGCGGCCTTCAACCGCAATGTGCTGCGCAACGTGAACCGCATCGTCGGCACCGATTTCGCGCTGGACGACTGGCGCCACCAGGCCAGCTTCGACCGCGCGGCCTCGCGCATCCAGATGCACCTGCAGGCAAGCCGCGACGTGCGCGTGCAATGGGACGGCGGCGCGCGCGAGTTCGCCGCGGGCGAGCGCATCCATACCGAGGATTCATACAAATACCGCCCGGAGGACTTCGCGCTGCTGCTCGAAGCCGCCGGTTTCGACGACCCGGTGTACTGGTCCGACCCGCGCGGCTGGTTCGCGGTGTTCCACGCGCGCGGCTGA
- a CDS encoding dihydrofolate reductase — translation MTLLTLVVARARNGTIGRDNTLPWRLPEDLAHFKRTTMGAPVIMGRKTWDSIGRPLPGRRNIVVSRNPDLRIEGAEVAPSLEEAQRLCVGAEQIFLIGGAQLYAEAMPSADRLVVTEIDADVEGDAFFPAIDPTQWLEVSRETHHSEANGFDYAFVTYERPPSEES, via the coding sequence ATGACGCTGCTGACACTGGTTGTAGCGCGCGCCCGCAACGGCACCATCGGCCGCGACAATACGCTGCCGTGGCGCCTGCCGGAAGACCTGGCGCACTTCAAGCGCACCACCATGGGCGCGCCCGTGATCATGGGGCGCAAGACCTGGGATTCGATCGGCCGTCCGCTGCCGGGGCGCCGCAATATCGTGGTCAGCCGCAACCCGGACCTGCGCATCGAGGGGGCCGAGGTGGCACCCTCGCTGGAAGAAGCCCAACGCCTGTGCGTGGGCGCCGAGCAGATCTTCCTGATCGGCGGCGCGCAGCTGTATGCCGAGGCCATGCCGAGCGCGGACCGGCTGGTGGTGACCGAGATCGATGCCGATGTGGAAGGCGATGCTTTCTTCCCCGCGATCGACCCGACGCAATGGCTGGAGGTCTCGCGCGAGACGCATCATTCGGAGGCGAACGGCTTTGACTATGCGTTCGTCACGTATGAGCGGCCGCCGTCGGAAGAATCGTGA
- the yjgA gene encoding ribosome biogenesis factor YjgA, whose translation MTRNSRNSQGARFPGGFAPEPEDDEPKSKSQRKRDMTALQDLGAELEALPKDRLARVPMPEALADAIHEARRINSHEGKRRQMQYVGKIMRGLEDEEVEVIRQALEGFKGTSKAETARMHLIERWRELLLADDAALTRFLGEHPGIDVQALRNTIRNARREKELGKPPRYFRELFQAIKTALDLKDGKGRAADEPTPDHPEPEA comes from the coding sequence ATGACGCGAAATTCCCGTAACTCCCAAGGCGCGCGCTTTCCCGGAGGCTTTGCCCCCGAGCCGGAAGACGACGAACCGAAAAGCAAGTCGCAGCGCAAGCGCGACATGACCGCCCTGCAGGACCTCGGCGCCGAACTTGAAGCACTGCCCAAGGACCGCCTGGCGCGCGTGCCGATGCCCGAGGCGCTCGCCGATGCCATCCATGAGGCGCGCCGCATCAACAGCCACGAAGGCAAGCGCCGCCAGATGCAGTACGTCGGCAAGATCATGCGCGGCCTCGAGGACGAAGAGGTCGAGGTGATCCGGCAAGCGCTGGAGGGCTTCAAGGGCACCAGCAAGGCCGAAACCGCCCGCATGCATCTGATCGAGCGCTGGCGCGAGCTGCTGCTGGCCGACGACGCTGCGCTGACGCGTTTCCTCGGCGAGCATCCCGGCATCGACGTGCAGGCGCTGCGCAACACCATCCGCAACGCACGCAGGGAAAAAGAGCTGGGCAAGCCGCCGCGCTATTTCCGCGAGCTGTTCCAGGCAATCAAGACGGCGCTGGACCTGAAGGACGGCAAGGGCCGCGCCGCCGACGAACCCACCCCCGACCATCCGGAGCCCGAGGCATGA
- a CDS encoding SUMF1/EgtB/PvdO family nonheme iron enzyme: MSGFPMLPDLYFTGGKATWSDPRRLPREGLAQALVDTRSRTLAWLAPFGQTRRAWDVPRQYDADPPLWTLGHVAWHAEWWCLRGVRQVDRGGVPVPVASEPSLLDGADEWFDPDRIGPDERWEIALPDVAVVKRYAAEVLDGVLRRIALLPDDTDLTLYPYRRALLHEDAQGEGVAALLQALGMAPAEAAGAAPAPPAGHGGTLHFPGGRFTLGWSDADGFAWPDELPPQPTYVPAFEIDMALVSNAQFLEFVEDGGYEHPAWWSSAGRQWLMTQERSAPRYWSRHPESRAWMLERFGTLRTLNPDEAVRHVTLYEAQAWCVWAGRRLPAESEWELAATQNRGLQWGALREWTATPYEPYAGFVAAPSDGDMVGRFGTHQAVRAVSFASPARLRHVRARWARLPEDDLSFIGFRTCAL, translated from the coding sequence ATGAGCGGCTTTCCCATGCTTCCCGATCTCTACTTCACCGGCGGCAAGGCGACGTGGTCGGACCCGCGCCGGCTGCCGCGCGAAGGGCTGGCGCAGGCACTGGTCGACACGCGCAGCCGCACGCTGGCGTGGCTGGCGCCGTTCGGGCAGACCCGCCGCGCCTGGGACGTGCCGCGCCAGTACGATGCCGATCCGCCGCTGTGGACGCTCGGCCACGTTGCCTGGCATGCGGAGTGGTGGTGCCTGCGCGGCGTGCGCCAGGTCGATCGCGGCGGCGTGCCGGTGCCGGTGGCATCGGAGCCGTCGCTGCTGGACGGCGCCGATGAATGGTTCGATCCCGACCGCATCGGGCCCGACGAGCGCTGGGAGATCGCGCTGCCCGACGTCGCGGTGGTCAAGCGCTATGCCGCCGAGGTGCTCGACGGCGTGCTGCGCCGGATTGCGCTGCTGCCCGACGACACCGACCTGACGCTGTACCCGTACCGTCGCGCGCTGCTGCATGAAGACGCGCAGGGCGAGGGCGTGGCCGCGCTGCTGCAGGCGCTTGGCATGGCCCCCGCGGAGGCCGCCGGCGCGGCGCCGGCGCCGCCCGCCGGTCATGGCGGCACGCTGCATTTCCCGGGCGGGCGCTTCACCCTCGGCTGGAGCGACGCCGATGGCTTTGCCTGGCCTGACGAGTTGCCGCCTCAGCCGACCTACGTGCCCGCGTTCGAAATCGACATGGCGCTGGTCAGCAACGCGCAGTTCCTCGAATTCGTCGAGGACGGCGGCTACGAGCATCCGGCCTGGTGGTCGTCGGCGGGACGGCAATGGCTGATGACGCAGGAACGCTCCGCGCCGCGCTACTGGTCGCGCCATCCGGAGTCGCGCGCGTGGATGCTGGAACGCTTCGGCACGCTGCGCACGCTCAATCCCGACGAGGCGGTGCGCCACGTCACGCTGTACGAGGCGCAGGCGTGGTGCGTCTGGGCCGGCCGGCGCCTGCCGGCGGAATCGGAATGGGAACTCGCCGCGACCCAGAACCGCGGCCTGCAGTGGGGCGCGCTGCGCGAGTGGACCGCCACGCCATACGAGCCGTATGCCGGCTTTGTCGCCGCGCCGTCCGACGGCGACATGGTGGGGCGCTTCGGCACGCACCAGGCGGTGCGCGCGGTCTCGTTCGCCAGTCCGGCGCGGCTGCGCCATGTGCGCGCGCGCTGGGCGAGGCTGCCCGAGGACGACCTGTCCTTCATCGGCTTTCGTACCTGCGCGTTGTAG
- a CDS encoding DEAD/DEAH box helicase, producing the protein MTQHDIRAEQAIASATDASITSDAAQSPLDKLDALLNPSPAVEEAPAVESGFAKLGLDAAILRALSELNYNTPTPVQAQAIPAFLAGRDLLVSSQTGSGKTAAFMLPAIQRISEMPAPQRATEPAKRMKGKRPRPAPAQPALLVLTPTRELALQVTEAAAKYGRNLRRIVCASILGGMPYPKQLAMLAKMPDILVATPGRLLDHIDAGRIDLSALQMLVFDEADRMLDMGFADDIDAIVNATPASRQTLMFSATLDARIAQLASRQLKDPQRIEIAAARADQSHIEQRLHFTDDMSHKERLLDHLLRDASLKQAIVFTATKRDADSLAERLSDTGFSAGALHGDMTQGARNRTLTALRRGNLRVLVATDVAARGIDVPDITHVVNFDLPKQAEDYVHRIGRTGRAGRSGIAINLVNHNDMFQWRRIERFTNQRVDASVIEGLEPRRAPKPRSNFGGKPGGGRGDFRGNGGGNGGYRGGERSFGDRKFGGDNRTGFGERKFGGESRGFGNRTEGARPFGDDNRGGFGNREGGYRGQGGGYRGASDGARGFGNRDGGRPFGDDPRGGFGNRDGNRGFGEGRGNGGGYRGNGGSGEGRSFGNRDGNRGFGGGFAGNGGNGGNRNSRSRYER; encoded by the coding sequence ATGACCCAGCACGACATTCGTGCGGAGCAAGCTATTGCCTCCGCGACCGACGCTTCGATCACTTCCGACGCTGCCCAGAGCCCGCTCGACAAGCTCGACGCCCTGCTCAACCCCAGCCCGGCAGTTGAAGAAGCCCCGGCCGTGGAAAGCGGTTTCGCCAAGCTTGGCCTCGATGCGGCCATCCTGCGCGCCCTCTCCGAACTGAACTACAACACGCCCACGCCGGTGCAGGCCCAGGCCATCCCGGCCTTCCTGGCCGGCCGCGACCTGCTGGTCTCGAGCCAGACCGGCTCGGGCAAGACCGCCGCGTTCATGCTGCCCGCGATCCAGCGCATCAGCGAAATGCCGGCGCCGCAGCGCGCCACCGAGCCCGCCAAGCGCATGAAGGGCAAGCGCCCCCGTCCGGCCCCGGCCCAGCCGGCGCTGCTGGTGCTGACGCCCACGCGCGAACTGGCGCTGCAGGTGACCGAGGCCGCCGCCAAGTACGGCCGCAACCTGCGCCGCATCGTCTGCGCCAGCATCCTGGGCGGCATGCCCTACCCCAAGCAGCTGGCCATGCTGGCCAAGATGCCTGACATCCTGGTGGCGACGCCGGGCCGCCTGCTCGACCATATCGATGCCGGCCGCATCGACCTGTCGGCGCTGCAGATGCTGGTGTTCGACGAAGCCGACCGCATGCTCGACATGGGCTTTGCCGACGACATCGACGCCATCGTCAATGCCACCCCGGCTTCGCGCCAGACGCTGATGTTCTCGGCCACGCTGGATGCGCGCATCGCCCAGCTGGCGTCGCGCCAGCTGAAGGATCCGCAGCGCATCGAGATCGCCGCGGCCCGCGCCGACCAGAGCCATATCGAGCAGCGCCTGCACTTCACCGACGACATGTCGCACAAGGAGCGCCTGCTGGACCACCTGCTGCGCGACGCGTCGCTCAAGCAGGCGATCGTCTTCACCGCCACCAAGCGCGATGCCGATTCGCTGGCCGAGCGCCTGTCCGACACCGGCTTCTCCGCCGGCGCGCTGCACGGCGACATGACCCAGGGCGCGCGCAACCGCACCCTGACCGCGCTGCGCCGCGGCAACCTGCGCGTGCTGGTGGCCACCGACGTGGCCGCGCGCGGCATCGACGTGCCCGATATCACCCACGTGGTCAACTTCGACCTGCCCAAGCAGGCCGAGGACTACGTGCACCGCATCGGCCGTACCGGCCGCGCGGGCCGCTCGGGCATCGCCATCAACCTGGTCAACCACAACGACATGTTCCAGTGGCGCCGGATCGAGCGCTTCACCAACCAGCGCGTCGACGCGTCGGTGATCGAGGGCCTGGAGCCGCGCCGCGCGCCCAAGCCGCGCTCGAACTTCGGCGGCAAGCCGGGTGGCGGCCGCGGTGACTTCCGCGGCAACGGCGGCGGCAATGGCGGCTACCGTGGCGGCGAACGCAGCTTCGGCGACCGCAAGTTCGGCGGCGACAACCGCACCGGTTTTGGCGAGCGCAAGTTCGGTGGCGAGAGCCGCGGCTTCGGCAATCGCACGGAAGGCGCGCGCCCGTTCGGCGACGACAACCGTGGCGGCTTCGGCAACCGCGAAGGCGGCTACCGTGGCCAGGGCGGCGGCTACCGCGGCGCCAGCGACGGTGCCCGCGGCTTCGGCAACCGTGACGGCGGCCGTCCGTTCGGCGACGATCCGCGCGGCGGCTTCGGCAACCGTGACGGCAACCGCGGCTTCGGCGAAGGCCGCGGCAATGGCGGCGGCTACCGTGGCAATGGCGGCAGCGGCGAAGGCCGCAGCTTCGGCAACCGCGACGGCAACCGCGGCTTTGGCGGTGGCTTCGCCGGCAACGGCGGCAACGGCGGCAACCGCAACAGCCGCTCGCGCTACGAGCGTTGA
- the mog gene encoding molybdopterin adenylyltransferase, which produces MTQTTQPVVRHHPDELVVGFVSISDRASAGTYQDEGIPALRDWFGRTLTSPWQAVERLIPDEQAQISRTLIELVDVAGCDLVLTTGGTGPARRDVTPEATLAVGTKEMPGFGEQMRQVSLHFVPTAILSRQVAVVRETASRAALIINLPGQPRAIRETLEGLRDADGKPVVPGIFAAVPYCIDLIGGPYMETDEAIVKAWRPKNAVRAKPAA; this is translated from the coding sequence ATGACCCAGACCACCCAGCCGGTTGTCCGCCACCACCCCGACGAACTCGTGGTCGGCTTCGTTTCGATCTCGGACCGCGCCTCGGCCGGCACCTACCAGGACGAGGGCATCCCGGCGCTGCGCGACTGGTTCGGACGCACGCTGACCTCGCCCTGGCAGGCGGTGGAGCGCCTGATCCCCGACGAGCAGGCGCAGATCTCGCGCACGCTGATCGAGCTGGTCGACGTGGCCGGCTGCGACCTGGTGCTGACCACCGGCGGCACCGGCCCGGCGCGCCGCGACGTGACGCCCGAGGCCACGCTGGCGGTGGGCACCAAGGAAATGCCGGGATTCGGCGAGCAGATGCGCCAGGTCAGCCTGCATTTCGTGCCGACCGCGATCCTGTCGCGCCAGGTGGCGGTGGTGCGCGAGACCGCCAGCCGCGCCGCGCTGATCATCAACCTGCCCGGCCAGCCGCGCGCCATCCGCGAAACCCTGGAAGGCCTGCGCGATGCCGACGGCAAGCCGGTGGTGCCAGGCATCTTTGCCGCGGTGCCGTACTGCATCGACCTGATCGGCGGCCCGTACATGGAAACCGACGAGGCCATCGTCAAGGCCTGGCGTCCCAAGAACGCCGTGCGCGCCAAGCCCGCGGCCTGA
- a CDS encoding AEC family transporter, with amino-acid sequence MFERIVSIITPVILIILVGWLYGRKAHPDMAGINRATLDVIAPLLVVSAFVSKDFVLADQLVLLGCAVAVVLGSGVLAWGLARWMKVDPRTFVPPMMFNNCGNMGLPLSVFAFGPAGLAPAVALFAASNLMHFTIGMKIVNRHASLAQIARNPMVLATVAGVALALARPWFTLPDPVYQSVKLLGDATVPLMLFALGVRMKDVSLRNWGMGLVGAAVCPLTGIAVALALAQWVPLTELQRGLLFVFAALPPAVLNFLVADHFRQEPDQVASIVLLGNIAAVVFVPVGLYLGLR; translated from the coding sequence ATGTTCGAGCGCATCGTCTCCATCATCACGCCGGTCATCCTGATCATCCTGGTCGGGTGGCTGTACGGGCGCAAGGCCCATCCGGACATGGCCGGCATCAACCGCGCCACGCTGGACGTGATCGCGCCGCTGCTGGTGGTGTCGGCCTTCGTCAGCAAGGACTTCGTGCTGGCCGACCAGCTGGTGCTGCTGGGCTGCGCGGTGGCGGTGGTGCTGGGCTCGGGCGTGCTGGCGTGGGGGCTGGCGCGCTGGATGAAGGTCGATCCGCGCACCTTCGTGCCGCCGATGATGTTCAACAACTGCGGCAACATGGGTTTGCCGCTGTCCGTGTTCGCCTTCGGCCCGGCCGGGCTGGCGCCGGCGGTGGCGCTGTTCGCGGCGTCGAACCTGATGCACTTCACCATCGGCATGAAGATCGTCAACCGGCATGCGTCGCTGGCGCAGATCGCCCGCAACCCGATGGTGCTGGCCACCGTGGCGGGCGTGGCGCTGGCGCTGGCGCGGCCGTGGTTCACGCTGCCGGACCCGGTCTACCAGTCGGTCAAGCTGCTGGGCGATGCCACAGTGCCGCTGATGCTGTTTGCGCTGGGCGTGCGCATGAAGGATGTGAGCCTGCGCAACTGGGGTATGGGGCTGGTCGGCGCGGCGGTGTGCCCGCTGACCGGCATCGCGGTGGCGCTGGCGCTGGCGCAGTGGGTGCCGCTGACCGAGCTGCAGCGCGGCTTGCTGTTCGTGTTTGCGGCGTTGCCGCCGGCGGTGCTGAATTTCCTGGTGGCGGACCATTTCCGGCAGGAGCCGGACCAGGTCGCGTCGATCGTGCTGCTCGGCAATATCGCCGCGGTGGTGTTCGTGCCAGTCGGGCTGTACCTCGGGCTGCGCTGA